The proteins below come from a single Xiphophorus couchianus chromosome 20, X_couchianus-1.0, whole genome shotgun sequence genomic window:
- the pik3c2b gene encoding phosphatidylinositol 4-phosphate 3-kinase C2 domain-containing subunit beta isoform X2 has protein sequence MSATQTQKEGSEAGWGSLEALGLSQRELVLAEALQMEYDALSRLKQDKTGTGTGSALPEPGAPSQTGLKTPEPSTPGQNLPTSSEDLLLDLSGPDSSPNQPGGSQFPLPLPPRPAPPAGVFMKETPYILDSPELRKFSGSGSGDSVGPGLGFLSKGSALPDDVPPAVPPRHPLPPPLGSELPLLPPRPSTRDVNLFHPGGDQLKVTSAELNYDLINDSLARLNEGRPAPPARCANGDQSGKLVSRSKTLPPQVPPRTYTPAAKSNKNQRRVSADPVRLGSRTNGFGYELFQVSEERDEEVAAFCHMLDVLRSAYPSSNRSRNAGFVWSPSVGHDELHQALGVAVKVTVACEAFREPLTFTCDGSSTVDLLIYQTLCYTQDQLDHLDVDDYLLKVCGHEEFLSNSQTLAGLEFVQQCLKFDWDIRLFLTKRSAVNTKLARTEDDDTPSSMNHCILLQERPIKQTVTREALTLLLDTFHNEAESFLLSEVELLLHVERLVQSVKALCNSLAAVETPDVTAALNQLPACPCRLQPKVLKDASVLSLRENRESVVEKLTAAILDLVELYCSTFNANFHTAAQSRSGTAPVQEAGLITNVLSFNVYAAHRVPITWATSYEGFFLSCSLTHGGAELCAPQHTSKQAVSKYLFHLVVWDQRVCFPVEITQLPRESQLTVTLYASPLPPPGGAEEKGKQRRSTEPLGWVTMPLFNFRHVLTCGRKLLGLWPSTPGRSGNARTSSPNFSQPDSVILQVDFPTSSFEVIFSTPPPADFCPQYEFSRLDTISQIQLQDVLQKKAFHWLTADDKRLLWEKKAFCQSESAALPLVLASAPCWQWACLPEIYALLRQWACLGYLDALGLLHASFPDQELRRTAVQWMDSISDPELLDFLPQLVQALKYECYLDSSLVRFLLRRAIGDIRIAHYLFWLLKDNLQDSQFSARYQHLLAALLCCVGRALRDEFDRQCWLVSILTQVAQKVRDATPSSRQSVLRESLDEMKQFFSVNSCCRLPLNPALFVSGINIQSCSFFNSNAVPLKLSFQNLDPRGDNINVIFKSGDDLRQDMLTLQMIRIMNKIWIQEGLDMRMVIFKCFSTGRGRGEATGEHLVSRWKTSMVEMIPHSDTLRKIQVEHGVTGSFKDRTLADWLQKHNPTDEQYDKAVENFIYSCAGCCVATYILGICDRHNDNIMLKTSGHMFHIDFGKFLGHAQMFGNIKRDRAPFVFTSDMAYVINGGDKPSSRFHEFVDLCCEAYNLIRKHTHLFLNLLGLMLSCGIPELSDLDDLKYVYDALRPHESEADATTYFTRLIESSLGSVATKLNFFIHNLAQMKFASSEDRPALSFAPRIHTVRSDGVIKNLYICRHIRSANKGYAFVVKVERDAQQEVQLVQRTFEEFQELHSKLRLVFPSSKLPSFPSRFVIGRSRSEATADRRKDELNGYVWHLIHAAPEVAQCDLVYTFFHPLSRDERTAGGSSKPAEVLWSPAAGTELGEVKLSISYKNDKLFIMVIHIRGLQPLQDGTDPDPYVKLYLLPDPQKTGKRKTKAARRTCNPTYNEMLVYDRIPRGDLDQRVIHLRVLSDGSFWENTLLGETFISLTRLVPGQHWVDWHRLDRTGSDSAH, from the exons ATGTCTGCGACCCAGACCCAGAAGGAGGGCAGTGAGGCGGGCTGGGGCTCTCTGGAGGCTTTGGGTCTCAGCCAGAGGGAGCTGGTTCTGGCCGAGGCCCTGCAGATGGAGTACGACGCTCTCTCCAGACTCAAACAGGACAAGACCGGAACCGGGACCGGGTCTGCCCTTCCAGAACCCGGCGCTCCCAGCCAGACGGGCCTAAAGACTCCAGAGCCTTCCACACCGGGACAGAACCTCCCCACCTCCTCAGAGGACCTGCTGCTGGACCTCTCTGGGCCCGACTCCTCCCCCAACCAGCCGGGGGGGTCCCAGTTCCCTCTGCCCCTCCCACCCAGaccagcgccccctgctggggtCTTCATGAAGGAGACACCCTACATCCTGGACAGTCCTGAGCTCAGAAAgttctcaggttctggttctggtgactCGGTTGGACCCGGCTTAGGGTTCCTCTCTAAAGGCTCCGCCCTGCCTGACGACGTTCCCCCCGCCGTGCCGCCCAGGCACCCCCTTCCCCCTCCGTTGGGATCAGAGCTGCCCCTGCTGCCCCCCCGGCCCTCCACCCGGGACGTTAACCTGTTCCACCCTGGGGGCGACCAGCTGAAGGTGACCTCAGCGGAGCTGAACTATGACCTCATCAACGACTCGCTGGCCAGACTCAACGAGGGTCGCCCGGCGCCGCCGGCCCGCTGCGCCAACGGGGATCAATCAGGGAAGCTCGTGTCCCGCAGTAAGACCCTCCCCCCACAGGTGCCTCCCAGGACCTACACACCTGCAGCGAAGAGCAACAAGAACCAGCGCAGGGTTTCCGCTGACCCG gtgCGTCTGGGCTCCAGGACCAACGGGTTTGGATACGAACTGTTCCAGGTGTCGGAGGAGAGAGACGAGGAAGTGGCAGCGTTCTGTCACATGCTGGATGT gctgCGCTCAGCGTACCCCAGCAGCAACCGCTCTAGGAACGCCGGCTTCGTGTGGTCGCCGTCGGTCGGCCATGATGAGCTGCACCAGGCTCTGGGCGTGGCCGTCAAGGTGACGGTGGCTTGCGAGGCGTTCAGGGAACCTCTGACCTTCACCTGCGACG GCTCGTCCACGGTGGACCTGCTGATCTACCAGACGCTGTGCTACACTCAGGACCAACTGGACCATCTGGACGTGGACGACTACCTGCTGAAGGTCTGCGGACACGAGGAGTTCCTCAGCAA TTCTCAGACTCTGGCCGGTCTGGAGTTTGTCCAACAGTGTCTGAAGTTTGACTGGGACATTCGGCTGTTTCTCACCAAGAGATCTGCTGTCAACACCAAGCTGGCTCGCacg GAAGACGATGACACGCCGTCCTCCATGAACCACTGCATCCTGCTGCAGGAGCGTCCCATTAAACAGACGGTCACCAG GGAGGCTCTGACTCTGCTGCTGGACACCTTTCACAATGAGGCTGAGTCCTTCCTGCTGTCAGAG GTGGAGCTGCTCCTGCATGTGGAGCGCCTCGTCCAATCAGTGAAGGCGCTCTGCAATTCACTGGCTGCCGTGGAAACGCCGGATGTGACGGCGGCCCTGAACCAGCTGCCAGCATGCCCCTGTCGCCTACAGCCCAAGGTTCTGAAG GATGCATCAGTGCTGTCGCTGCGGGAAAACAGAG AGTCTGTGGTGGAGAAGCtgacggcggccatcttggaccTGGTGGAGCTGTACTGCAGCACGTTTAACGCCAACTTCCACACGGCGGCGCAGAGCCGGAGCGGCACGGCGCCAGTCCAGGAGGCCGGGCTCATCACCAACGTGCTGTCCTTCAACGTGTACGCTGCCCATCGCGTCCCCATCACCTGGGCAACCAG CTACGAGGGTTTCTTCCTGTCCTGCTCTCTGACTCATGGAGGGGCGGAGCTCTGCGCGCCGCAGCACACCAGCAAACAGGCCGTCAGTAAATACCTGTTCCACCTGGTGGTGTGGGACCAGAG GGTGTGTTTCCCAGTGGAGATTACCCAGCTGCCCCGGGAGTCCCAGCTCACAGTGACGCTGTACGCCAGCCCTCTACCGCCCCCTGGAGGAGCCGAGGAGAAGGGCAAGCAGCGGCGCAGCACGGAGCCTCTGGGCTGGGTCACCATGCCGCTCTtcaacttcagaca tgtgcTGACGTGCGGCAGGAAGTTGTTGGGTCTGTGGCCATCAACTCCAGGGAGGAGCGGAAATGCCAGAACCAGTTCTCCCAACTTCAGCCAGCCAGACAGCGTCATCCTGCAG GTGGACTTCCCCACCTCCTCCTTTGAGGTGATCTTCAGCACGCCGCCCCCTGCTGACTTCTGTCCTCAGTACGAGTTCAGCAGGCTGGACACGATCAGCCAGATCCAGCTGCAGGACGTCCTGCAGAAGAAGGCCTTCCACTG GCTGACGGCGGACGACAAGCGGCTGCTGTGGGAGAAGAAGGCCTTCTGCCAGTCGGAAAGCGCGGCGCTGCCTCTGGTTCTggccagcgccccctgctggcagtGGGCGTGTCTGCCAGAAATCTACGCCCTGCTGCGGCAGTGGGCATGTCTGGGTTACCTGGACGCTCTGGGGCTGCTGCATGCATC gtttcCGGATCAGGAGCTGAGGAGGACGGCGGTCCAGTGGATGGACTCCATATCAGACCCGGAGCTGCTGGACTTTCTACCTCAGCTGGTTCAG gctCTGAAGTACGAGTGCTACCTGGACAGCTCTCTGGTCCGCTTCCTCCTACGGAGAGCCATCGGGGACATTCGCATTGCTCACTACTTGTTCTG GCTGCTGAAGGACAACCTGCAGGACAGCCAGTTCAGCGCTCGCTATCAGCACCTGCTGGCCGCCCTGCTGTGCTGCGTGGGCCGAGCTCTGAGAGACGAGTTTGACCGGCAGTGCTGGCTCGTCTCCATCCTCACCCAGGTGGCCCAGAAGGTCCGGGACGCCACGCCCTCCAGCCGACAG agTGTCCTGAGAGAGAGTCTGGATGAGATGAAGCAGTTCTTCTCGGTAAACAGCTGCTGCAGGTTACCTCTGAACCCAGCGCTGTTCGTCTCAGGAATCAACATCCAG TCTTGTTCCTTCTTCAACTCCAACGCCGTTCCTCTGAAACTGTCCTTCCAGAACCTGGACCCCCGCGGAGACAACATCAATGTCATCTTCAAG TCAGGAGACGACCTGCGACAGGACATGCTGACCCTGCAGATGATCCGCATCATGAACAAGATCTGGATCCAGGAGGGGCTGGACATGAGGATGGTCATCTTCAAATGCTTCTCCACAGGCAGAGGACGAGGTGAGGCAACAGGCGAACACCTGGTCAGCAGGTGGAAAACAA GTATGGTGGAGATGATTCCTCACTCGGACACCTTGAGGAAGATCCAGGTGGAACATGGAGTCacgggatccttcaaggaccggACGCTGGCCGACtggctgcagaaacacaacCCGACTGACGAGCAGTACGACAAG GCAGTGGAGAACTTCATCTACTCGTGCGCCGGCTGCTGCGTGGCGACCTACATCCTGGGAATCTGTGACCGCCACAACGACAACATCATGCTGAAGACGAGCGGCCACATGTTCCACATCGACTTCGGGAAGTTCCTGGGACACGCCCAGATGTTCGGCAACATCAAGCG GGACCGCGCCCCCTTCGTCTTCACCTCCGACATGGCGTACGTCATCAACGGGGGAGACAAACCTTCCAGCCGCTTCCACGAGTTTGTTGACCTGTGCTGCGAGGCGTACAACCTGAtccgcaaacacacacacctgttcCTCAACCTGCTGGGCCTG ATGCTCTCCTGTGGGATTCCTGAACTGTCAGATCTGGATGATCTGAAATACGTCTACGACGCTCTGAGGCCTCACGAGTCGGAGGCTGATGCCACCACCTACTTCACCAG ACTGATCGAGTCCAGTCTGGGCAGCGTCGCCACCAAGCTGAACTTTTTCATCCATAACCTGGCCCAGATGAAGTTCGCCTCGTCAGAGGACCGACCCGCGCTGTCCTTCGCTCCCCGGATCCACACGGTGAGGAGCGACGGTGTCATCAAGAACCTCTACATCTGCAGACACATCCGCTCCGCCAACAAGGGCTAC GCGTTTGTGGTGAAGGTGGAGCGTGACGCTCAGCAGGAGGTGCAGCTGGTTCAGAGGACCTTCGAGGAGTTCCAGGAACTTCACAGCAAACTGCGGCTCGTCTTCCCCTCCTCCAAGCTGCCCAG TTTCCCCAGCCGCTTTGTGATTGGCCGTTCCCGAAGTGAGGCGACGGCGGATCGGAGGAAAGACGAGCTGAACGGCTACGTGTGGCACCTGATCCACGCGGCGCCGGAGGTGGCTCAG tgtgATCTGGTCTACACGTTCTTCCACCCTCTGTCCAGAGACGAACGAACCGCAGGAGGCAGCAGCAAACCTGCAG AGGTGTTGTGGTCTCCAGCTGCAGGAACGGAGCTCGGAGAGGTCAAGCTGTCCATTTCCTACAAGAACGATAAGCTGTTCATCATGGTGATCCACATCAGAGGCCTG CAGCCCCTCCAGGACGGCACCGACCCGGACCCGTACGTGAAGCTCTACCTGCTGCCCGACCCCCAGAAGACGGGCAAGAGGAAGACCAAGGCAGCGCGGCGCACCTGTAACCCCACCTACAACGAGATG CTGGTGTACGATCGGATCCCGCGGGGGGACCTGGACCAGAGGGTGATCCACCTGAGGGTTCTGAGCGACGGATCCTTCTGGGAGAACACGCTGCTGGGGGAGACCTTCATCTCCCTGACCAGGCTGGTCCCGGGTCAGCACTGGGTCGACTGGCACCGCCTGGATCGAACGGGCTCAGACTCCGCCCACTGA
- the pik3c2b gene encoding phosphatidylinositol 4-phosphate 3-kinase C2 domain-containing subunit beta isoform X3 yields the protein MSATQTQKEGSEAGWGSLEALGLSQRELVLAEALQMEYDALSRLKQDKTGTGTGSALPEPGAPSQTGLKTPEPSTPGQNLPTSSEDLLLDLSGPDSSPNQPGGSQFPLPLPPRPAPPAGVFMKETPYILDSPELRKFSGSGSGDSVGPGLGFLSKGSALPDDVPPAVPPRHPLPPPLGSELPLLPPRPSTRDVNLFHPGGDQLKVTSAELNYDLINDSLARLNEGRPAPPARCANGDQSGKLVSRSKTLPPQVPPRTYTPAAKSNKNQRRVSADPVRLGSRTNGFGYELFQVSEERDEEVAAFCHMLDVLRSAYPSSNRSRNAGFVWSPSVGHDELHQALGVAVKVTVACEAFREPLTFTCDGSSTVDLLIYQTLCYTQDQLDHLDVDDYLLKVCGHEEFLSNSQTLAGLEFVQQCLKFDWDIRLFLTKRSAVNTKLARTKEDDDTPSSMNHCILLQERPIKQTVTREALTLLLDTFHNEAESFLLSEVELLLHVERLVQSVKALCNSLAAVETPDVTAALNQLPACPCRLQPKVLKDASVLSLRENRESVVEKLTAAILDLVELYCSTFNANFHTAAQSRSGTAPVQEAGLITNVLSFNVYAAHRVPITWATSYEGFFLSCSLTHGGAELCAPQHTSKQAVSKYLFHLVVWDQRVCFPVEITQLPRESQLTVTLYASPLPPPGGAEEKGKQRRSTEPLGWVTMPLFNFRHVLTCGRKLLGLWPSTPGRSGNARTSSPNFSQPDSVILQVDFPTSSFEVIFSTPPPADFCPQYEFSRLDTISQIQLQDVLQKKAFHWLTADDKRLLWEKKAFCQSESAALPLVLASAPCWQWACLPEIYALLRQWACLGYLDALGLLHASFPDQELRRTAVQWMDSISDPELLDFLPQLVQALKYECYLDSSLVRFLLRRAIGDIRIAHYLFWLLKDNLQDSQFSARYQHLLAALLCCVGRALRDEFDRQCWLVSILTQVAQKVRDATPSSRQSVLRESLDEMKQFFSVNSCCRLPLNPALFVSGINIQSCSFFNSNAVPLKLSFQNLDPRGDNINVIFKSGDDLRQDMLTLQMIRIMNKIWIQEGLDMRMVIFKCFSTGRGRGMVEMIPHSDTLRKIQVEHGVTGSFKDRTLADWLQKHNPTDEQYDKAVENFIYSCAGCCVATYILGICDRHNDNIMLKTSGHMFHIDFGKFLGHAQMFGNIKRDRAPFVFTSDMAYVINGGDKPSSRFHEFVDLCCEAYNLIRKHTHLFLNLLGLMLSCGIPELSDLDDLKYVYDALRPHESEADATTYFTRLIESSLGSVATKLNFFIHNLAQMKFASSEDRPALSFAPRIHTVRSDGVIKNLYICRHIRSANKGYAFVVKVERDAQQEVQLVQRTFEEFQELHSKLRLVFPSSKLPSFPSRFVIGRSRSEATADRRKDELNGYVWHLIHAAPEVAQCDLVYTFFHPLSRDERTAGGSSKPAEVLWSPAAGTELGEVKLSISYKNDKLFIMVIHIRGLQPLQDGTDPDPYVKLYLLPDPQKTGKRKTKAARRTCNPTYNEMLVYDRIPRGDLDQRVIHLRVLSDGSFWENTLLGETFISLTRLVPGQHWVDWHRLDRTGSDSAH from the exons ATGTCTGCGACCCAGACCCAGAAGGAGGGCAGTGAGGCGGGCTGGGGCTCTCTGGAGGCTTTGGGTCTCAGCCAGAGGGAGCTGGTTCTGGCCGAGGCCCTGCAGATGGAGTACGACGCTCTCTCCAGACTCAAACAGGACAAGACCGGAACCGGGACCGGGTCTGCCCTTCCAGAACCCGGCGCTCCCAGCCAGACGGGCCTAAAGACTCCAGAGCCTTCCACACCGGGACAGAACCTCCCCACCTCCTCAGAGGACCTGCTGCTGGACCTCTCTGGGCCCGACTCCTCCCCCAACCAGCCGGGGGGGTCCCAGTTCCCTCTGCCCCTCCCACCCAGaccagcgccccctgctggggtCTTCATGAAGGAGACACCCTACATCCTGGACAGTCCTGAGCTCAGAAAgttctcaggttctggttctggtgactCGGTTGGACCCGGCTTAGGGTTCCTCTCTAAAGGCTCCGCCCTGCCTGACGACGTTCCCCCCGCCGTGCCGCCCAGGCACCCCCTTCCCCCTCCGTTGGGATCAGAGCTGCCCCTGCTGCCCCCCCGGCCCTCCACCCGGGACGTTAACCTGTTCCACCCTGGGGGCGACCAGCTGAAGGTGACCTCAGCGGAGCTGAACTATGACCTCATCAACGACTCGCTGGCCAGACTCAACGAGGGTCGCCCGGCGCCGCCGGCCCGCTGCGCCAACGGGGATCAATCAGGGAAGCTCGTGTCCCGCAGTAAGACCCTCCCCCCACAGGTGCCTCCCAGGACCTACACACCTGCAGCGAAGAGCAACAAGAACCAGCGCAGGGTTTCCGCTGACCCG gtgCGTCTGGGCTCCAGGACCAACGGGTTTGGATACGAACTGTTCCAGGTGTCGGAGGAGAGAGACGAGGAAGTGGCAGCGTTCTGTCACATGCTGGATGT gctgCGCTCAGCGTACCCCAGCAGCAACCGCTCTAGGAACGCCGGCTTCGTGTGGTCGCCGTCGGTCGGCCATGATGAGCTGCACCAGGCTCTGGGCGTGGCCGTCAAGGTGACGGTGGCTTGCGAGGCGTTCAGGGAACCTCTGACCTTCACCTGCGACG GCTCGTCCACGGTGGACCTGCTGATCTACCAGACGCTGTGCTACACTCAGGACCAACTGGACCATCTGGACGTGGACGACTACCTGCTGAAGGTCTGCGGACACGAGGAGTTCCTCAGCAA TTCTCAGACTCTGGCCGGTCTGGAGTTTGTCCAACAGTGTCTGAAGTTTGACTGGGACATTCGGCTGTTTCTCACCAAGAGATCTGCTGTCAACACCAAGCTGGCTCGCacg AAGGAAGACGATGACACGCCGTCCTCCATGAACCACTGCATCCTGCTGCAGGAGCGTCCCATTAAACAGACGGTCACCAG GGAGGCTCTGACTCTGCTGCTGGACACCTTTCACAATGAGGCTGAGTCCTTCCTGCTGTCAGAG GTGGAGCTGCTCCTGCATGTGGAGCGCCTCGTCCAATCAGTGAAGGCGCTCTGCAATTCACTGGCTGCCGTGGAAACGCCGGATGTGACGGCGGCCCTGAACCAGCTGCCAGCATGCCCCTGTCGCCTACAGCCCAAGGTTCTGAAG GATGCATCAGTGCTGTCGCTGCGGGAAAACAGAG AGTCTGTGGTGGAGAAGCtgacggcggccatcttggaccTGGTGGAGCTGTACTGCAGCACGTTTAACGCCAACTTCCACACGGCGGCGCAGAGCCGGAGCGGCACGGCGCCAGTCCAGGAGGCCGGGCTCATCACCAACGTGCTGTCCTTCAACGTGTACGCTGCCCATCGCGTCCCCATCACCTGGGCAACCAG CTACGAGGGTTTCTTCCTGTCCTGCTCTCTGACTCATGGAGGGGCGGAGCTCTGCGCGCCGCAGCACACCAGCAAACAGGCCGTCAGTAAATACCTGTTCCACCTGGTGGTGTGGGACCAGAG GGTGTGTTTCCCAGTGGAGATTACCCAGCTGCCCCGGGAGTCCCAGCTCACAGTGACGCTGTACGCCAGCCCTCTACCGCCCCCTGGAGGAGCCGAGGAGAAGGGCAAGCAGCGGCGCAGCACGGAGCCTCTGGGCTGGGTCACCATGCCGCTCTtcaacttcagaca tgtgcTGACGTGCGGCAGGAAGTTGTTGGGTCTGTGGCCATCAACTCCAGGGAGGAGCGGAAATGCCAGAACCAGTTCTCCCAACTTCAGCCAGCCAGACAGCGTCATCCTGCAG GTGGACTTCCCCACCTCCTCCTTTGAGGTGATCTTCAGCACGCCGCCCCCTGCTGACTTCTGTCCTCAGTACGAGTTCAGCAGGCTGGACACGATCAGCCAGATCCAGCTGCAGGACGTCCTGCAGAAGAAGGCCTTCCACTG GCTGACGGCGGACGACAAGCGGCTGCTGTGGGAGAAGAAGGCCTTCTGCCAGTCGGAAAGCGCGGCGCTGCCTCTGGTTCTggccagcgccccctgctggcagtGGGCGTGTCTGCCAGAAATCTACGCCCTGCTGCGGCAGTGGGCATGTCTGGGTTACCTGGACGCTCTGGGGCTGCTGCATGCATC gtttcCGGATCAGGAGCTGAGGAGGACGGCGGTCCAGTGGATGGACTCCATATCAGACCCGGAGCTGCTGGACTTTCTACCTCAGCTGGTTCAG gctCTGAAGTACGAGTGCTACCTGGACAGCTCTCTGGTCCGCTTCCTCCTACGGAGAGCCATCGGGGACATTCGCATTGCTCACTACTTGTTCTG GCTGCTGAAGGACAACCTGCAGGACAGCCAGTTCAGCGCTCGCTATCAGCACCTGCTGGCCGCCCTGCTGTGCTGCGTGGGCCGAGCTCTGAGAGACGAGTTTGACCGGCAGTGCTGGCTCGTCTCCATCCTCACCCAGGTGGCCCAGAAGGTCCGGGACGCCACGCCCTCCAGCCGACAG agTGTCCTGAGAGAGAGTCTGGATGAGATGAAGCAGTTCTTCTCGGTAAACAGCTGCTGCAGGTTACCTCTGAACCCAGCGCTGTTCGTCTCAGGAATCAACATCCAG TCTTGTTCCTTCTTCAACTCCAACGCCGTTCCTCTGAAACTGTCCTTCCAGAACCTGGACCCCCGCGGAGACAACATCAATGTCATCTTCAAG TCAGGAGACGACCTGCGACAGGACATGCTGACCCTGCAGATGATCCGCATCATGAACAAGATCTGGATCCAGGAGGGGCTGGACATGAGGATGGTCATCTTCAAATGCTTCTCCACAGGCAGAGGACGAG GTATGGTGGAGATGATTCCTCACTCGGACACCTTGAGGAAGATCCAGGTGGAACATGGAGTCacgggatccttcaaggaccggACGCTGGCCGACtggctgcagaaacacaacCCGACTGACGAGCAGTACGACAAG GCAGTGGAGAACTTCATCTACTCGTGCGCCGGCTGCTGCGTGGCGACCTACATCCTGGGAATCTGTGACCGCCACAACGACAACATCATGCTGAAGACGAGCGGCCACATGTTCCACATCGACTTCGGGAAGTTCCTGGGACACGCCCAGATGTTCGGCAACATCAAGCG GGACCGCGCCCCCTTCGTCTTCACCTCCGACATGGCGTACGTCATCAACGGGGGAGACAAACCTTCCAGCCGCTTCCACGAGTTTGTTGACCTGTGCTGCGAGGCGTACAACCTGAtccgcaaacacacacacctgttcCTCAACCTGCTGGGCCTG ATGCTCTCCTGTGGGATTCCTGAACTGTCAGATCTGGATGATCTGAAATACGTCTACGACGCTCTGAGGCCTCACGAGTCGGAGGCTGATGCCACCACCTACTTCACCAG ACTGATCGAGTCCAGTCTGGGCAGCGTCGCCACCAAGCTGAACTTTTTCATCCATAACCTGGCCCAGATGAAGTTCGCCTCGTCAGAGGACCGACCCGCGCTGTCCTTCGCTCCCCGGATCCACACGGTGAGGAGCGACGGTGTCATCAAGAACCTCTACATCTGCAGACACATCCGCTCCGCCAACAAGGGCTAC GCGTTTGTGGTGAAGGTGGAGCGTGACGCTCAGCAGGAGGTGCAGCTGGTTCAGAGGACCTTCGAGGAGTTCCAGGAACTTCACAGCAAACTGCGGCTCGTCTTCCCCTCCTCCAAGCTGCCCAG TTTCCCCAGCCGCTTTGTGATTGGCCGTTCCCGAAGTGAGGCGACGGCGGATCGGAGGAAAGACGAGCTGAACGGCTACGTGTGGCACCTGATCCACGCGGCGCCGGAGGTGGCTCAG tgtgATCTGGTCTACACGTTCTTCCACCCTCTGTCCAGAGACGAACGAACCGCAGGAGGCAGCAGCAAACCTGCAG AGGTGTTGTGGTCTCCAGCTGCAGGAACGGAGCTCGGAGAGGTCAAGCTGTCCATTTCCTACAAGAACGATAAGCTGTTCATCATGGTGATCCACATCAGAGGCCTG CAGCCCCTCCAGGACGGCACCGACCCGGACCCGTACGTGAAGCTCTACCTGCTGCCCGACCCCCAGAAGACGGGCAAGAGGAAGACCAAGGCAGCGCGGCGCACCTGTAACCCCACCTACAACGAGATG CTGGTGTACGATCGGATCCCGCGGGGGGACCTGGACCAGAGGGTGATCCACCTGAGGGTTCTGAGCGACGGATCCTTCTGGGAGAACACGCTGCTGGGGGAGACCTTCATCTCCCTGACCAGGCTGGTCCCGGGTCAGCACTGGGTCGACTGGCACCGCCTGGATCGAACGGGCTCAGACTCCGCCCACTGA